In one Conger conger chromosome 5, fConCon1.1, whole genome shotgun sequence genomic region, the following are encoded:
- the ro60 gene encoding 60 kDa SS-A/Ro ribonucleoprotein, giving the protein METAGCTETQAQLFNAEQQAQNPAGGYSWEVTDMTRLRRFLCFGSEAGTYSIKEHRLGMENATVLIRLIEEGRGCEVVQEIKKFSLDCPASKTNPALFALAVCSQHCDVKTKQAAFKALKDICRLPTHLFTFVQFKKDLKEGMKCGIWGRALRKAVADWYNEKDAMSLALAVTKYKQRTGWSHQDLLRLSHMKPANEAIAVISKYVTKGWKEVQKSYGDKENVEETTNVLQYLEAVEKAKHSEDELEIIHLIEEHRLEREQLLTNHLKSKEVWKALLKEMPVAEVLRNLGKMTGDKVLEPGSSDIAALCERLQNDSMLKKAKIHPFHILVASQAYKKGHGNRGKLKWEPDEGIIQALDKAFYKCFLNVEATGKRFVVGVDVSAPMNATGLGSPVDAVTTAAAMSMVVVRTEVDSQILVFSEGAVSPCPVTAHMSLTEVTEELVKIPSLSTDCALPVLWATETGKAADVFIILTNNDTWFGKIHPVEALQMHRQKLGVFSKLIVCGLTSNSLGVADPDDRGMLEVCGFDSGALEVLNNFVLDLI; this is encoded by the exons ATGGAGACTGCAggatgcacagagacacaggcgcAATTGTTCAATGCTGAACAACAGGCACAAAATCCTGCAGGTGGATACAGCTGGGAAGTAACTGACATGACCCGACTGCGTCGTTTTCTGTGCTTCGGATCGGAAGcaggtacatacagtataaaggaGCACCGGCTTGGCATGGAGAATGCAACAGTGCTGATACGACTAATAGAAGAGGGCAGAGGCTGTGAAGTGGTtcaagaaataaagaaattcaGCCTTGACTGCCCAGCATCGAAGACAAACCCTGCTCTCTTTGCCCTTGCGGTCTGTTCTCAGCACTGTGATGTTAAAACCAAGCAGGCTGCCTTCAAGGCCTTGAAAGACATCTGCCGCCTTCCAACGCACCTGTTCACCTTCGTCCAGTTCAAGAAAGACCTGAAGGAAGGCATGAAATGTGGCATATGGGGGCGAGCATTGCGAAAAGCGGTTGCGGACTGGTATAACGAGAAAGACGCAATGAGTTTGGCGCTGGCTGTTACCAAGTATAAGCAAAGGACGGGCTGGTCGCACCAGGACCTGCTGAGGCTGTCTCACATGAAGCCTGCAAATGAAG CTATTGCAGTGATCAGTAAGTATGTAACAAAAGGGTGGAAGGAGGTTCAGAAGTCCTATGGCGATAAGGAGAATGTGGAGGAAACCACCAACGTTCTCCAGTACTTGGAGGCAGTGGAGAAAGCAAAACACTCTGAGGATGAGTTGGAAATTATCCACCTTATAGAGGAGCACAGGCTGGAGAGAGAACAGTTGCTGACCAACCACCTGAAGTCCAAAGAG GTTTGGAAGGCTTTGCTGAAAGAGATGCCTGTGGCTGAAGTGCTACGGAACTTGGGTAAAATGACTGGTGACAAGGTCCTCGAACCTGGAAGTTCGGACATTGCTGCTCTTTGCGAGAGGCTGCAGAATGACTCCATGCTGAAGAAG GCTAAAATTCACCCCTTCCACATCCTGGTGGCTTCACAAGCCTACAAGAAAGGTCATGGGAATAGAGGAAAATTAAAGTGGGAACCAGACGAAGGCATTATCCAAGCTCTGGACAAAGCCttttacaaatgttttctt AATGTTGAAGCCACCGGGAAGCGGTTTGTAGTGGGCGTGGATGTCAGCGCACCGATGAATGCTACAGGACTGGGGAGTCCCGTCGATGCGGTCACCACAGCTGCAGCTATGAGCATG GTTGTTGTACGGACAGAGGTGGATTCCCAGATCCTTGTCTTTTCTGAAGGagctgtctctccctgtccagTCACTGCCCACATGTCTCTCACAGAAGTAACAGAGGAATTGGTCAAG ATTCCCAGTCTTAGCACAGACTGTGCCCTTCCAGTCCTGTGGGCAACAGAAACGGGGAAGGCAGCAGACGTGTTTATCATTCTCACCAACAACGACACCTGGTTCGGGAAGATCCACCCAGTAGAGGCCTTGCAGATGCACAGACAA AAACTGGGAGTGTTCTCAAAGTTGATAGTGTGCGGGCTCACTTCGAACAGCCTCGGGGTTGCTGACCCAGATGACCGAGGCATGCTGGAGGTGTGTGGTTTTGACTCTGGAGCTTTGGAAGTCCTTAACAACTTTGTTCTGGATCTCATTTGA